In Anaerobacillus isosaccharinicus, one genomic interval encodes:
- the ytvI gene encoding sporulation integral membrane protein YtvI produces MNSSNYFRLIFRLLFVLAIICCITLIIFFAFKTAYPFIIGLVLAFFINPVVNFLQEKARIARWLSVAIILVCLMTITVGSITILISEIIMGTNYLSQSVPLHFQTLVFKLQDLFTGKIIPIYEQISTLFYSLESDHQATILAYIETITFHITSNASSTIQSVLTGASDFLLALPSLATIIIFSLLATFFISKDWYKLVFIFRKWIPNIIVERTKDVMISLKKAFVGFLFAQLTLISITCCIVLIGLLVLKVEYPITIALIIAIVDLLPYLGTGLIFIPWIFYTFFLGELSLTIGLSILYGIVVIQRQIMEPKILSSNIGVDPLATLVSLFVGYKVFGFLGLILGPVILVFMQTLHKAHVFRDLRDYIIKNG; encoded by the coding sequence TTGAATTCAAGCAACTACTTTCGACTTATATTTAGACTCTTATTTGTATTAGCGATTATTTGTTGTATTACACTAATTATTTTCTTTGCATTTAAAACGGCATACCCATTTATTATAGGGCTTGTCCTTGCATTTTTTATAAACCCGGTTGTTAATTTTTTACAAGAAAAAGCAAGAATAGCACGGTGGCTTTCTGTAGCAATAATCTTAGTTTGTTTGATGACAATTACAGTAGGCTCTATAACCATTCTAATTTCAGAAATAATTATGGGTACTAATTATTTGTCCCAATCAGTTCCTCTTCATTTTCAAACACTAGTTTTCAAGCTACAAGATTTATTTACAGGAAAAATTATTCCAATCTATGAACAAATCTCAACATTATTTTATTCATTAGAGAGTGATCATCAAGCGACTATATTGGCTTATATTGAAACAATTACTTTTCATATTACATCTAACGCGAGTTCAACTATTCAATCCGTATTAACTGGTGCATCAGACTTCTTGTTAGCATTGCCAAGTTTAGCAACCATTATCATCTTTTCTTTACTAGCAACTTTTTTTATTAGCAAGGACTGGTACAAGTTGGTGTTCATTTTTCGAAAATGGATTCCTAATATCATTGTTGAAAGAACAAAAGACGTAATGATAAGTCTGAAAAAGGCTTTTGTAGGCTTTTTATTTGCCCAACTTACACTAATCTCAATTACATGTTGCATCGTTTTAATTGGTCTACTAGTTCTAAAGGTTGAGTACCCAATTACAATTGCGTTGATTATTGCGATTGTTGACTTACTTCCCTATTTAGGAACCGGTTTAATTTTTATACCATGGATTTTTTATACATTTTTCCTGGGAGAACTATCGTTAACCATCGGTTTATCAATTTTGTACGGGATTGTTGTTATACAAAGACAGATTATGGAACCAAAAATATTGTCTTCAAATATTGGAGTTGACCCATTAGCTACATTAGTTTCTTTATTTGTAGGCTATAAAGTTTTTGGATTTTTAGGGCTTATTCTAGGTCCTGTAATCCTCGTGTTTATGCAAACCTTACACAAAGCCCATGTGTTCCGTGATTTACGGGATTATATAATAAAAAATGGTTGA
- a CDS encoding DUF441 domain-containing protein produces MISQATIFMLILLLIGIIAKNQSLLIAVIVLLVIKWVGLGDKAFPLLQQKGIQIGVTIITIAVLVPIITGQIGFKELTDSMKSMYAWIALGAGIFVAIIAANGVELLQTDPHITAALVFGTIIAVALFNGVAVGPLIGAGIAYMAMKIVDFFSSI; encoded by the coding sequence TTGATATCACAAGCAACAATTTTTATGTTAATTTTGCTCTTAATTGGTATTATTGCAAAAAATCAATCATTACTTATTGCTGTAATTGTACTACTTGTTATTAAATGGGTTGGTTTAGGTGATAAAGCATTCCCACTACTTCAGCAAAAAGGGATCCAGATTGGGGTTACAATTATTACGATTGCAGTCCTCGTCCCGATTATTACTGGTCAGATTGGTTTTAAAGAACTAACTGATTCTATGAAGTCAATGTACGCTTGGATTGCGCTAGGGGCAGGAATTTTTGTTGCCATCATTGCTGCAAATGGAGTTGAACTGTTACAAACAGACCCTCATATTACTGCAGCTTTAGTTTTTGGAACAATAATAGCTGTTGCTCTTTTTAATGGAGTTGCAGTAGGGCCGTTAATTGGTGCAGGAATTGCATATATGGCAATGAAAATTGTTGACTTCTTTAGCTCAATATAA